In Dioscorea cayenensis subsp. rotundata cultivar TDr96_F1 chromosome 9, TDr96_F1_v2_PseudoChromosome.rev07_lg8_w22 25.fasta, whole genome shotgun sequence, a genomic segment contains:
- the LOC120269201 gene encoding histone H3-like centromeric protein cnp1 isoform X1, whose amino-acid sequence MARTKHISSHPSRRSKKKLNWGQSPLQQGQADVSTPPSRSTRQRAKENDPQVGGSAAQASGKKRRFRPGTVALREIRKLQKSWNLLIPHAPFFRVVREITSTYSREVSRWTPEALMAIQEAAEYYLEELFADAYLCSIHAKRVTLMQKDIQLARRIGGRRAW is encoded by the exons ATGGCGAGGACGAAGCACATCTCCAGCCACCCAAGCCGTCGATCAAAGAAAAAGCTCAACTGGGGGCAATCTCCGCTTCAACAAG GTCAAGCGGATGTATCCACGCCGCCTTCTCGATCTACTCGC CAGAGAGCCAAGGAGAATGATCCTCAAG tgGGAGGGAGTGCTGCTCAGGCAAGCGGTAAGAAGCGGAGGTTCAGGCCGGGAACAGTAGCTTTGCGCGAGATTAGGAAGCTGCAGAAATCCTGGAATCTCCTTATCCCTCATGCACCATTCTTCCGAGTT GTGAGGGAGATTACAAGTACCTATTCCAGAGAAGTTAGTAGATGGACACCGGAAGCTTTGATGGCCATCCAGGAG GCAGCTGAATATTACCTGGAGGAGTTGTTTGCAGATGCATATCTATGCTCGATTCATGCAAAACGTGTTACACTAa TGCAGAAGGATATACAGCTAGCCCGGCGTATTGGTGGGAGAAGGGCATGGTGA
- the LOC120269201 gene encoding histone H3-like centromeric protein cnp1 isoform X2 has translation MARTKHISSHPSRRSKKKLNWGQSPLQQGQADVSTPPSRSTRRAKENDPQVGGSAAQASGKKRRFRPGTVALREIRKLQKSWNLLIPHAPFFRVVREITSTYSREVSRWTPEALMAIQEAAEYYLEELFADAYLCSIHAKRVTLMQKDIQLARRIGGRRAW, from the exons ATGGCGAGGACGAAGCACATCTCCAGCCACCCAAGCCGTCGATCAAAGAAAAAGCTCAACTGGGGGCAATCTCCGCTTCAACAAG GTCAAGCGGATGTATCCACGCCGCCTTCTCGATCTACTCGC AGAGCCAAGGAGAATGATCCTCAAG tgGGAGGGAGTGCTGCTCAGGCAAGCGGTAAGAAGCGGAGGTTCAGGCCGGGAACAGTAGCTTTGCGCGAGATTAGGAAGCTGCAGAAATCCTGGAATCTCCTTATCCCTCATGCACCATTCTTCCGAGTT GTGAGGGAGATTACAAGTACCTATTCCAGAGAAGTTAGTAGATGGACACCGGAAGCTTTGATGGCCATCCAGGAG GCAGCTGAATATTACCTGGAGGAGTTGTTTGCAGATGCATATCTATGCTCGATTCATGCAAAACGTGTTACACTAa TGCAGAAGGATATACAGCTAGCCCGGCGTATTGGTGGGAGAAGGGCATGGTGA